The Eriocheir sinensis breed Jianghai 21 unplaced genomic scaffold, ASM2467909v1 Scaffold137, whole genome shotgun sequence genome window below encodes:
- the LOC126989898 gene encoding uncharacterized protein LOC126989898: MSQDRKLEEALSSAFSGLTIDTPHHTVLRSGAAYPKPIPPAPPLPPAKKLPSDFSPELSQTTSSQTEQHQSDPTMSDKPQNVILRGEDKNPKYTGSEETGPDLLTHLQRVEDAFTKFQYTNEKEKLAHLYDSIHTGPCRAQSIIKSDAFKKAKTYDEAKANLISHFGSTCKQGALSVLFRLAATYRPKIKANIAVDDCLGVAGGAFTEFETQFRHSPWTTDEKMNLEDVCRLFSYFVFLLNCTETLFKELQKEEPLPKGRTLFNHISPLSGREPPTEPPSSAVRGVRFQRGRPQSRSPTGAQTPRNRSATPRGRRPYTRGRGRGRGYNTQYCYNCRITGHHTRNCWYGSNTQQSNQYCSYHKTSGHNTKDCRARPRGGISSGEASRATSPAIT; this comes from the coding sequence atgtcccaggatcgaaaattggaagaggctcTATCCTCTGCCTTCAGCGGTTTAACGATTGATACTCCCCATCACACAGTCCTCCGTTCAGGAGCTGCTTATCCAAAACCTATTCCCCCAGCACCCCCATTACCTCCTGCAAAGAAGCTCCCCTCAGACTTCTCACCAGAGCTTTCCCAGACTACTTCTTCCCAGACAGAACAGCACCAAAGTGACCCAACCATGAGTGACAAACCTCAAAACGTCATTTTAAGGGGCGaggataaaaatccaaaatatacgggctcagaggagaccggccccgacctcctaactcacctgcagagggtagaggatgcttttaccaaattccaatatacaaatgaaaaggagaaattggcccacctttacgacagcatccacacgggcccttgtcgggctcaatccattataaaaagtgacgcattcaagaaagccaaaacatatgatgaagcgaaagcaaatctcatcagccatttcggctccacatgcaaacagggtgccctgtcagtcttgttccgcctagcggctacctaccgtcccaaaataaaggctaatattgcagtggatgactgtttaggcgtcgcgggtggagccttcacagagtttgaaacccaattccgtcactccccgtggactaccgatgagaaaatgaaccttgaggatgtgtgccgccttttctcatactttgtctttctcctcaattgcacggagacactcttcaaagagttacaaaaggaagaacccctaccaaAAGGTAGAACCCTTTTCAACCACATCAGTCCCCTGTCGGGACGAGAGCCACCAACAGAACCCCCATCCTCAGCGGTGAGGGGTGTCAGATTTCAGAGGGGGCGTCCCCAAAGTCGCTCCCCGACCGGAGCTCAGACCCCTAGGAACCGCTCTGCCACACCCCGCGGCCGCCGCCCTTACACTAGAGGCAGGGGTCGCGGGCGtggctataacactcaatattgttacaactgcagaatcacaggacaccatacacgtaattgctggtacggcagcaacacccaacagtcaaatcaatattgttcctaccataagacatcaggccataacaccaaggattgccgcgcgaggccccggggaggtatctcgtcgggggaagcctcgcgcgccacgtctcccgcaataacatag